A stretch of the Fusobacterium varium genome encodes the following:
- a CDS encoding ABC transporter ATP-binding protein codes for MLKEIFALSDQGEKDLKKGILSSAAANMSLILPAGLLLLTIKDLMKYIEKNDSYEINLLVYMEYSILFLIIIFVTHRIQYDRTYFSAYSESANRRVALAEKLRKLPLSFFGKKDLSELTITIMGDCTELEHTFSHSVPQLFGSLISITLIGVGLFTVNWKMALSTLFVFPMAILITTGSKFIQDRMGQKKIEAKLAASDKVQEYLENIREIKSYNMEDKYLQDLDAGFFKIIKASLLSELTTGTLIVSAQGILRLGFAAVTFVGIKLFLKGEIDFLVYLMYLFAASRLYDPLSVVLIQIGDIFNSLLTIKRMKEMNGQRIQEGVKEFFIDNYDIVFDKVEFAYNSGEKVLNGISFTAEQGKITVLAGESGGGKSTAVKLAARFWDVTKGKITLGGIDISTIDPEILLEKFSIVFQDVVLFNGTILENIRIGKRSATDEEVYNAAKAAQCDEFIKRFPQGYNTVIGENGSTLSGGERQRLSIARALLKDAPIILLDEATASLDVENETLIQSALGKLIKDKTVLLIAHRMRTVASADKIIILKDGKILEQDSPENLLKKKGAYYKMVELQNQNLNWKVKE; via the coding sequence ATGCTTAAAGAAATATTTGCTCTAAGTGATCAGGGAGAAAAGGACTTAAAAAAAGGGATACTAAGCAGTGCAGCAGCAAATATGAGTCTGATACTTCCAGCAGGATTACTGCTCTTAACAATAAAAGATTTAATGAAATATATAGAAAAAAATGATTCTTATGAAATAAACCTTTTAGTTTATATGGAGTATTCAATATTATTTTTAATTATTATATTTGTTACACATAGAATTCAATATGATAGGACATACTTTTCAGCATATTCAGAAAGTGCTAATAGAAGGGTAGCTTTAGCTGAAAAACTTCGTAAACTTCCTCTGTCATTTTTTGGAAAAAAAGACCTTTCTGAATTGACAATTACAATTATGGGGGACTGTACAGAGCTTGAACATACATTTTCCCACTCTGTTCCACAACTTTTTGGAAGTTTAATTTCAATAACTTTAATAGGAGTTGGATTATTTACTGTTAATTGGAAAATGGCTTTGAGTACACTTTTTGTTTTTCCAATGGCCATATTAATAACAACAGGAAGTAAATTTATACAAGATAGAATGGGACAGAAAAAAATAGAAGCTAAACTGGCAGCTTCAGATAAAGTACAGGAATATCTTGAAAATATCAGAGAAATAAAATCATATAATATGGAAGATAAATATTTACAGGATTTAGATGCAGGTTTTTTTAAAATCATAAAAGCATCACTGTTATCTGAACTGACAACTGGAACATTGATAGTTTCAGCTCAGGGAATATTAAGATTAGGTTTTGCAGCAGTAACCTTTGTAGGAATAAAATTATTTTTAAAAGGAGAAATAGATTTTTTAGTATATTTGATGTATCTTTTTGCAGCATCAAGGTTATATGATCCTTTATCTGTAGTATTGATACAAATTGGGGATATATTCAATTCCTTATTGACTATAAAGAGAATGAAGGAAATGAATGGACAGAGGATACAGGAAGGAGTGAAGGAATTCTTTATTGATAATTATGATATTGTATTTGATAAAGTAGAATTTGCATATAATAGTGGAGAAAAAGTATTAAATGGAATTTCCTTTACAGCTGAACAGGGAAAAATAACTGTATTAGCTGGAGAGTCAGGAGGAGGAAAAAGTACTGCAGTTAAACTGGCAGCCAGATTCTGGGATGTGACAAAAGGAAAAATAACTTTAGGTGGTATTGATATAAGCACTATAGACCCAGAAATACTTCTTGAAAAATTCTCAATAGTTTTTCAGGATGTGGTACTATTTAATGGCACTATACTTGAGAATATAAGGATAGGGAAAAGAAGTGCTACAGATGAAGAGGTTTATAATGCAGCTAAAGCAGCACAATGTGATGAATTTATAAAAAGATTTCCACAAGGATATAATACTGTAATAGGAGAAAATGGCTCAACACTTTCTGGAGGAGAAAGACAAAGACTATCAATAGCAAGAGCTTTGTTAAAAGATGCACCTATCATTTTATTAGATGAAGCAACAGCTTCTTTAGATGTGGAAAATGAAACTTTGATTCAGTCTGCTCTAGGAAAATTAATAAAAGATAAAACTGTATTGCTTATAGCACATCGTATGAGAACAGTAGCATCAGCAGATAAGATAATAATATTAAAAGATGGAAAAATATTAGAACAGGATTCCCCAGAAAATTTATTAAAGAAAAAAGGAGCATATTATAAAATGGTTGAACTACAAAATCAAAATTTAAACTGGAAAGTAAAGGAATAA
- a CDS encoding amino acid ABC transporter substrate-binding protein, whose product MKKVLALLTVLMIMIFVGCGKEKETKTTGKVYVIGTNAEYPPFEYLENDKIVGLDPDIIEEFSKRMGFQYKWMNMNFDGLISALQTRKVDIVIAGMSVSEERKKFINFSTPYISPAMCYIALKTSPMVSLEDLENKRFGIELGTTEEDIVKKVPGAVIVPFSGHTAALFALKAGKIDSMLLDATVAKKYLESNPDLKTVVTVEGENKAMAFNIEDVELKDKFDKVLKEMMTDGTIDKLKAKHGI is encoded by the coding sequence GTGAAAAAGGTTTTAGCTTTACTAACAGTATTAATGATTATGATATTTGTGGGGTGTGGAAAAGAAAAAGAGACAAAAACTACAGGAAAAGTTTATGTGATTGGAACAAATGCAGAGTACCCACCATTTGAATATCTGGAAAATGATAAAATAGTTGGTTTAGATCCAGATATTATAGAGGAATTTTCTAAAAGAATGGGATTTCAATATAAATGGATGAATATGAATTTTGATGGTTTGATTTCAGCACTGCAAACAAGAAAAGTAGATATTGTAATAGCAGGTATGAGTGTCAGTGAAGAAAGAAAAAAATTTATTAATTTTTCTACTCCATATATTTCACCAGCTATGTGTTATATAGCTTTGAAAACTAGTCCAATGGTGTCTTTGGAAGACTTAGAAAATAAGAGATTTGGTATAGAATTGGGGACTACAGAAGAAGATATAGTAAAAAAAGTTCCTGGAGCAGTGATAGTGCCATTTTCTGGGCATACAGCAGCTCTGTTTGCTTTAAAAGCTGGAAAAATAGATTCTATGCTGTTAGATGCAACTGTAGCTAAAAAATATCTTGAAAGTAATCCAGATTTAAAAACTGTAGTAACAGTAGAAGGGGAAAATAAAGCTATGGCATTTAATATAGAAGATGTAGAGTTAAAAGATAAGTTTGATAAAGTATTAAAAGAGATGATGACAGATGGAACTATTGACAAACTAAAAGCAAAGCATGGTATTTAA
- a CDS encoding ABC transporter ATP-binding protein, whose protein sequence is MKLFRVERYFKIKYNELSKKERGIHMFKEEKIGMIYFAGKHKYLLITGCILSGISALIMMCPFILLWKVVQEVLKGITDISKINAEEVIKYGQWALLTAVGGFTVYFAALMCTHIAAFYTAFNMKSKALRHMSELPLGYFIDNPSGKLRKIIDENSKMTESFIAHLLPDLTGALTTFVAMPIILLIFDWRLGIICLIPLGIGFFIQFKSITGESVKYIKQYQDSLEKMNNEAVEYVRGIPVVKVFQQTVYSFKSFYDTIMEYKKFVIKFCQEFKNPMTSFITVINGTFILLIPAGIILIKSSYDPLKFLQNFIFYILFIPLCSMMINKIMYIGEAKSVADESVNRIVSLLEEKKLEKSQKIKLPENYTIEFCDVSFTYKGKEKPAVNKVSFFIPQGTATALVGESGSGKTTAAALIPRFWDIDDGKILIGGIDIKEIEISELMKMISFVFQDIHLFKRSILENIRISKPEASLEKVMEAVKAAQCEEIIKKFPDGIETIIGAKGVYLSGGEMQRIAIASAILKDSPIIILDEATAFADPENEHKIQAALEFLTKNKTVVMIAHRLSTIKNADQILVLKDGKVIEKGKHNTLIEIKGMYAEMWKNYQTSVKWDIRKESEKNA, encoded by the coding sequence ATGAAACTTTTTAGAGTAGAAAGATACTTTAAAATAAAATACAATGAATTATCAAAAAAAGAAAGAGGTATACATATGTTCAAAGAAGAAAAAATAGGGATGATATATTTTGCAGGAAAACATAAATATTTGCTGATTACAGGATGTATATTGTCAGGGATAAGTGCATTAATTATGATGTGTCCTTTTATATTGCTTTGGAAAGTTGTACAGGAAGTATTGAAAGGAATTACAGATATATCAAAAATAAATGCAGAAGAAGTAATAAAGTATGGACAATGGGCACTTCTTACAGCAGTAGGAGGATTTACTGTATATTTTGCAGCTCTTATGTGCACTCATATAGCAGCTTTCTATACTGCGTTTAATATGAAATCTAAAGCATTAAGACATATGTCTGAACTTCCTTTAGGATATTTTATTGATAACCCAAGTGGAAAATTAAGAAAAATAATAGATGAAAATTCTAAAATGACAGAGAGTTTTATAGCACATCTTCTTCCAGATTTAACAGGAGCGTTAACAACTTTTGTGGCAATGCCGATAATATTACTGATATTTGATTGGAGATTGGGAATAATCTGTCTGATACCTTTAGGAATAGGTTTTTTTATACAGTTTAAATCAATAACAGGGGAATCAGTAAAATATATAAAACAGTATCAGGATTCTTTGGAAAAAATGAATAATGAAGCAGTGGAATATGTAAGAGGAATTCCGGTAGTAAAGGTATTTCAACAAACTGTTTATTCTTTTAAAAGTTTTTATGATACTATAATGGAATATAAAAAATTTGTAATAAAATTCTGTCAGGAATTTAAAAATCCAATGACTTCTTTTATAACTGTGATTAATGGAACTTTTATATTATTAATACCAGCTGGGATAATATTAATAAAAAGTTCATATGATCCTTTGAAATTTTTACAGAATTTCATATTTTATATTCTTTTTATTCCTCTGTGTTCAATGATGATAAATAAAATAATGTATATAGGAGAAGCAAAATCTGTAGCTGATGAGTCTGTAAACAGGATAGTTTCTTTGTTGGAAGAAAAAAAACTAGAAAAGTCCCAAAAAATAAAATTGCCAGAGAACTATACTATAGAATTTTGTGATGTATCTTTTACATATAAAGGAAAGGAAAAACCTGCTGTAAATAAGGTAAGTTTTTTTATTCCACAAGGGACAGCAACAGCATTAGTTGGAGAATCAGGAAGTGGAAAAACAACAGCAGCAGCTTTAATACCAAGATTTTGGGATATAGATGATGGAAAGATTCTTATAGGGGGAATTGATATTAAAGAGATAGAGATATCAGAATTGATGAAAATGATATCTTTTGTGTTTCAGGATATACATTTATTTAAAAGAAGTATTTTAGAAAATATTCGTATTTCAAAACCAGAAGCTTCTTTAGAAAAAGTAATGGAAGCTGTAAAAGCAGCACAGTGTGAAGAAATAATAAAAAAATTTCCTGATGGAATAGAAACAATAATTGGAGCAAAAGGTGTATATCTTTCTGGTGGAGAGATGCAGAGAATAGCTATTGCCAGTGCTATATTAAAAGATTCACCAATAATAATATTAGATGAGGCAACAGCTTTTGCAGATCCAGAAAATGAGCATAAGATACAGGCAGCATTAGAATTCCTCACAAAAAATAAAACAGTAGTAATGATAGCCCACAGACTCTCTACAATAAAAAATGCAGATCAGATATTGGTTTTAAAAGATGGAAAAGTAATTGAAAAAGGTAAACATAATACGCTTATAGAAATAAAAGGGATGTATGCAGAAATGTGGAAAAATTACCAAACTTCTGTAAAATGGGATATTAGAAAGGAAAGTGAAAAAAATGCTTAA